A segment of the Aureliella helgolandensis genome:
ACCTCGATCTGGCGTCAGCACCCGAAGTGCGTCAGGTTAGCCAAATTGTTCATTTCCGCGAATACTTTGAGAACCGCAATGGCAAGGAAGTCATGCGATTTGACTACAAGATGAAGCCAGGGCCAACCCCTACCACTAACGCCCTGAAGCTATTGAGCCTAGTTGGCTTGGCACCGTCAGATTCCGCTTGAGCCAATTCCAGGAGCCAATTCCTGGGACGCTCGGGCGATCCGCCAAGTCCGTCACCCCGAATGCGCACTGAGCATTCGTTGGAGGTCTTGGTCGGACGTCCACAATTGAGAGAGATCCAATTCACTCAAACGAGCCGCACCGCACCGCTGCATCGACTGACTGACGCTCAACAACTGCCTTCCTAGCATCTGCTCCAAGTCGTGCAGAGGGGCGACTTCTGCTTGGTTCGCCACCGCGATACCACTCAACATGCCACTTCCCATCGCCACGTTGCCGCGAGATTTCGTCGGCTTGGGCAACAGTGTTTCGATCAACGGGTCGATGGCAACACAGGATGCCCCGAGTGCGATTAGCTTGGCGACCGCATCCATACTGCGTAGTGGTAGATCGACAAAAATCGGCAAGCCATCCAGTCGATTCTCCTTGCACGCTCGCCTGGCTAGTAGCAAACCTTGAAGATGCAATCTGGTGAAAACGCCAGCCCCGGCTTCGAGAGTCAGAAAATCGACTCCGGCATCCAAGGCGGCTTGGACATCATCGCGCTGCGCCTCCAGCGGTAGACCAACGCCGATGGGGACCTCACCTCCACTCGCGCACCGGACGGCGCTGACAAAAGAAGCGAGTCGGTTGCGACCAACTTCGGAAGACCACCCCCACCGGCCAGTAGCCCGCTCGCGCATTATCAGTTCGAAGGCATCTGCAGTATGTATTTCCGTCGGATCGAGAGGTTCGTTGATGAACTGCTGGGCAAACCGCAGGGGGATGGAGGCGGTGGGCAGCGACTCCAGCTCCGCAACGGGACTGTAGACGGGCAGTCGCTGCTTGCACAGCAAGCTACAAAAGGAACGCCAGTGTGGCCCCAATTGCCGCGAGCTTGTATTTCGAACGATCAATGGACTCGGAAGCAACAGGCTACGTTTCCCAGCCTGGCATTTCAAGTCGATCGCCATACTTTGGGCATTCCCGTTGGGAACGGGAGCAAGCGGCGTTAAAGCACCTTGCAGGATATAGATTGAATCCAAAATCGATGTTGCGGTACTGACCATTTGCTTCAAACTCCCTTGGCGCGGAAGGCTTTAAAATCTTTACCATCGCTTTTGATGCCAGCCCGAGCCAACAACAAGCTCAACCGCAAGGCATCCGCATCCTTCAAACGCACGCCACGCACACACTCCGCGATGGATTTCACTTCACCACGAACGTAGATCACACCGCCTTGCATCCCTAGGCCCAATTCATCGCCAGCACCGTTGCCCAAGACCAGAGTTCCGCTTTGCATCGCAACTCCCGCTCGATTTCCAACCGTACTACGCACGAATACATCAGCACCGCGCAACCCTAGTCCACAGCTGCCACCAGCTTTTCCGAGGACGAAAATAAACCCTCCCGCTGCGTACGCTCCCAAGGACTCCCCAGCGGCGCCTTGAACGGAAATCGCTCCCGACAGCATCGAATGCCCACAGCAATCGCCAACATTTCCACTAATCTTGTAACTTGCTTCAGCGGAGAGCAGGCCGACAAAATCTCCCACAGTCCCTTCAATTTCCAAATTCAAGGGAAGTGTTGTTCCTGCGCCGACTGCGTTCAACTTGCGCTGTGGATCAGCTTGTAAAACGACATTCTGCTCGGCAACACATACACGCAGCCGCGCGGCCAAATCCTCGGACGTCATATTTTGCAATGAAATTTCATTGGAGAATTCACTACTGCTCACAACCAACTACCTATCTCTTTGAAAAATCTCACCAAACAATTCTCGCATTGTCTCTAACCAGGTCGGCAGGGCATGGTACTGCTCAACATACTGCTCCGCCAATTTGGCGCGTTGCGTACCAGATGCAGGATCTTCCAGGCAATCGATCATGCCATCTGCCAAAGTTCGCGGATTGGCAACCGGGACGCACACCCCTCGAGTATTCTGTCCCAACAACTCCCGCATCGAACCGCCCGCATCTGTCGAAAGAATTGGAGTTCCCAAAACCATGGCCTCCAAGGCCACGTTGGCCAGTCCCTCATACTCACTCGGAATACAGAGTAAGTCGGCGGACCGCAGTTGAGGATAAGGATTCTCCAAGTAGCCGCTAAAAAAGACGGAGGATTCCAGGTGTAGTTGCCGAGCGAGTGCTTCGAGCTTGGGGCGATCGGGTCCATCGCCCACCAGTTGAAGCTCGATGTTGTAGCCCTGCTCACGGACCAGTGAAACCGCTCGGAGCGCCTCCTGCTGTCCCTTTTCAGCAGACAAGCGGCCCACGACGAGTACTCGGAAAGGGGTTGCAGTCGAATGAATCTTGGGAGCCGGAAGCAAGCCCGGTTCGCTGGCTGCGGCAGGGGGCCCAGGACTCGCCTGTTGACTTGAGAGTCTAATCCCCTCAATATCCACGGGGCTCGGGATGACGCGGATTGCCTCGCGGTCGAGCCGATAGTATTCAGCGGCATCGATAGCTACGGTATTGCTAACCGCAACGGCAACGGCCCTTGGGTCGGCATAGGCCCGGCGCAATAGTCGACGCTTGAGCCAATGAAAATGCTCGGGACTGCTGGCGAAATCGCGGCTAGGAGGACTCACAATCACCGAGACGCGTGGCACTCCAGCGCTTCGACAAGCGGGGGCCGTCACAAGAGTCATATGAAAAGTACGATCGTAGACCAGGTCAATTTGAGCGTCCGCCAGCGTCTGCTTCAAATGCGCAACTTGGCGACGGTGGATTCCACCCGGCCAGAATCGCGTCTTCTCCGAAATGTCTTCCCAGAAACTGGTGACAGGAATCCGCGTTGGAATACGATCTAGATACACCCCACGCCGATAATGCAAGTAGAGATGCGATTCGAATTGCGGTGGTTCAAGTTGGGTTAACAGTTGCCATAGCTGTCTTTCACTGCCGCCACCATCGAGCGAACCACTACATCCCAATACACGCATGCTTACCCGGTCCCTACTCCGATTCCAACTTGGCACGCAATCGCTTGAGTTGTTGCCCGGCCCATGGTTTATCGCCATAGAGGAGCTCGAGATCTTGGAAATAGGTTTGCAGTCGTTCGGGAGAGAGTGATTTCTCTGCCGATTGAATCAGATTGGCAAGCTGTGTGGCTGCCTGCGGTAATTCAGCCCCCCCGACGGGCAATTGGACACGAGCGGCGTACTCCGCCAATTCGACCAATCGCGCCTCATGCGCCGGTAGGTTGGCAACTTGCCCGAAGATCGACAAAAAGGCAGCTAGCTTCTCCTGCCCGACTTCGAAGCTTTCCATCCTGGCGGTCATGCATTCGAGGAACCCTTGTTCGGCGGCCGACAATTCCTCGGCTCCCCCATTGCGTGAGGCGCGTCGTCTGAGGACTCGGGTCAAGCGCACGAGTTCCGATTCGTCGATCAGCGCCTGCACTTCGGAACTACGTTCATCGCCAGCAAAACGGCTTACAAACTCTTCCATTTCGGTGCGCATTTCGATGAGCTGGGCATCATCACCAGATTCAGCTGCAACGAGGATTTGTCCATAGAGTTCGTCTGCGGATCTCGGTTGCAACATCCACACCAGGAATCCAAGGCTTCCGAACAGCAACACGATCATCCCGCCAATCGATCCCCACTGTAGCCAATCGGCCCTCGAATCTTCGACCTCCTCCTCGATGCCAAATTTGAAATCGCGCGGCTGCGCCTCTTCAACGGGAGTGTAGTGGGTTGGCCCGCCGCTGGCGGGCGGTTCCTCGAGCAGCTCTTGCGATTCGAACTCGCCAGTAAACTCACTCTCCTGTACCGAATTTTTGGCGTCGCCTAGCGAGGTTGGAGGTGACTTGGCAATCGACGGAACGGAGAAATCCGCGGGAGCCAGCATGGTTTGTTGCTCATGAGTCTCCAAGGGGATTTCGCTAGACGGCGATAGAACCTCTGCACCGGACGCGGCATCCTCCCCTCCCACGGCTGTGACGCGCAAATCGCGATCGTCCATATCCGAGAGATCTAAGGATGTTAAGTGAGTCCCGATAGCAGTCTTCCCTCCTGCGGGATCCGGCTCAGTCGGGCTGGCTAGACTCGCTTGGGTGGAGTCTTTCAGGCCCCCTGAGGAACGCATTTTTTTCAATCCCTGCTGAAGTGCTTTGAGGCGGTTGCCCAGCACTAACGCGTTGGGGGGCCGTTTCGAAGGCGACTTCTCAAGCAATTCATGGATTAACTCGACTAGTTCTGGAGGGACTCCAGCGACACGTTCTGCCAGGTTGGGAGGTGGGTTGTAACGCACCGCATAGAGGACTTCAGGCACACTCTTTCCACCAAAGGGAGCCCGACCACACAGCAGCGCATAAAGCACGCCACCCAAACTGTAGAGGTCACTACGAACGGTTACGATCTTGCCTTCGGCCTGTTCAGGAGGCATGTAATCGGCGGTGCCAATTACCGATCCGACCGCAGTCATCTCGGAAAGCCCGAAGAGTTTGGAGATTCCGAAATCGGCAAGCTTCACGTGCCCACTTTTAGTAAGCAACAGATTCGCAGGCTTCAAATCCCGATGGATGATGCCCCAATCGTGCGCATGCTTCAAGGCCGCAGAAGTCTCGATTCCGATTTGCAGCACCTGCTCCCAGGGTAGCTGTCCACTCTGTCGCAAGTGATCGTGCAGAGAGACTCCGTCCACATACTCCATCGTATAGAACAACATTCCACGCTCTTCGCCAGCGCCTGCGAAACGCACAATATTGGGATGGCTTAGACTATGGAGCGTCGTGATCTCGGCGTGGAAACGACGGCGAAAGCGTGCCGAATTTGCAACAGCAGCAGCGATCACTTTGATCGCCATCACCTTGCCACTCCGGTTGTGGACCCCCTTATAGACAGTCCCCATCCCTCCCCGCCCTAAAATGCGCTCAACATGATAGGGACCAAGGTACTCAAATTCGGGCTGATTCATTGAACTTAGGGTCCCACGCGCAGAAAATCGATGCGAATTCCAACCGTGCGTTAGGAGGAGGAGGGCACGGCTGGAAATTGAAACAGTGCAGGTTTAATTCAGTTTAAACTAAACCTGCACTTCTCGCATTGAATCGCGGTAAGCCAAATGGCCCGAGAGAATCCGGCAAGCGGAAATTCAGCGACGCCTTAGCCACGCTTGGGGAAGAGCGGACCGCCATATACGGCTGTCGAACCAAGTTCTTCTTCGATACGCAGGAGCTGGTTGTACTTCGCCATGCGATCGCTACGCGAAGCTGACCCCGTCTTGATCTGCCCCGTCGACAGGCCCACAGCTAAATCGGCAATGAAGGAATCTTCCGTTTCACCGCTGCGGTGACTGGAAATCGAAGTAAACCCGTTGCGGGAAGCGAGCTGGATGGCTTCGATCGTTTCAGTCAACGTGCCAATCTGATTGACCTTGATCAGAATGCTGTTGGCAATGCCTTCATCGATGCCACGACGCAGGCGGTCCACATTCGTAACGAATAGATCATCGCCGACCAGTTGAACCTTGTTACCAAGCTTTTCAGTCAACAGCTTCCAGGTATCCCAATCGTCTTCGGAACATCCATCTTCGATCGAGCAAATGGGATACTTCGCAACCCAATCGGCCAGGAAGTCGACCATGTCCGATCCCGACAGCTTCTTGCCATCAATGTTGTAGACCTTAGCCTTTGAATCATAGAACTCCGTAGCGGCGACATCCAAAGCGATGAAGATCTGCTTGCCCGCTTCATAACCAGCCTGGTCAATCGCTTCCATGATCAGGTCGAGAGCTTCCTGGTTGCTCCCCAAGTCGGGCGCGAACCCGCCTTCATCTCCAACGGCGGTATTCAACTTGCGGCTGCTGAGCACCTTCTTGAGATTGTGGAAGATCTCCACGCCAGCCCGCAGCGCGTCACTGAAGTTGTCAAAGCCCAGGGGCATGACCATAAATTCCTGGACATCGACCGAATTATCAGCGTGTTGACCACCATTAACAATATTCATCATCGGCGCTGGCAAGATGTGTGCCCCCGCTCCACCCAAATATCGGTAAAGGGGAAGCTGAGTGCAGACGGCGGCAGCCTTCGCCACAGCCAAAGATGCCCCCAGAATAGCGTTAGCTCCCAAACGCTTCTTGTTGGGAGTACCATCGAGCTCGATCATGACCCCATCCACTTCTCGCTGCATGACTGCATCGAGACCGATCAACGCGTCGGCGATCTCACCATTGACATGATTTACAGCCTGAGTAACGCTCTTGCCCATGTAGATCGACTTGTCGCCATCTCGCTGCTCCCAAGCCTCATGCGCACCCGTACTAGCTCCACTAGGAACCGCGGCGCGGCCGATGGAGCCGTCCATCAATTCCACTTCGACTTCAACCGTTGGATTTCCGCGGCTGTCAAGAATTTGGCGACCGTGTACGGATTGGATGATGCTCATTTTTCGCTCGTGCTTTCTTCTTGTTTTGGGGACTGCCAATTCAACGATTGGGCCTCTATTGTGCCGAAAGCAGCCTAAAGCACCAGTCCTGCAAAGGATGGAATTTATCCATTACCGCGATCTTCATCGAGCCGCTTACGACCCACCCTAGAGAGGGAGTGCGAACCGAAAGTTACTCTGGAACGTAATCCACGATGCAATTTCTCGTTGGAAGGGACGAATGCTGAGGTAGGCCAGCCGAGAGTTCTAGCCGTCGCCTACCTTAAAAATTACCCCGCTCACGTATAGTATGAGTAACCACAGTTAGTATGAGTAACCACAGTTTCCAATTGTTTTCTGTTTGAGCGGGCGTCTATGTTTTCCGGTTTGATCGAAGCGAAACCCACCGTATTGCGAATCGTCCCAGAAACAGGCGGAATTCGCTTAGTGTTGCAGCGCCCCGAGAGTTTCGAAGATCTCAGCATGGGGGCTAGCATTGCGGTCCAAGGTTGTTGTCTAACCATTGTTGCTTTTTCGAGCACGGAGATGGAGTTCCAAGCCGGAGAAGAAACGCTCTCCAAGACAACTCTGCGCCACTTTCAGCCTGGAGATGAAGTAAACTGTGAACGGGCGTTGGCGTTGGGAGACCGACTGGGGGGGCACTTGGTGACAGGCCATGTGGATGGCACGGGGAAACTTCGCAGCCGTAGCGACGAAGCCGAGTGGTCCGACATGGTCTTTGAATCCCCCCCCGAACTCTTGAGACAGATGGCTTCGAAGGCCTCCATCACTGTCGATGGGGTGAGTTTAACTCTTGTTGACGTCACCGCAGAGACATTTTCAGTTGCCCTCATCCCTCACACCCTTCAAGAAACCAGCTTGGGCAGCTTGGCTTGTGGCAGTAGGGTCAATCTAGAAACGGATTTGCTGGCCAAGTATGTTCAGCGACAACTTCAATTCACTATGCAGGGCAATTCGCTCAATTAAACAATGTCGGAACGTCAAACACTTAGCTACCTACAGCAGCGCTTCGCGTCGTCTCGGATTCAACCGCAGACACGTTTTGGCCAAAATTTCTTGATCGATCTCAACTTGGTTAACCTCATCGCCTCGACGGCTGAGCTGGGGCCACGAGATGTGGTCCTGGAAGTTGGCACCGGCATGGGCTCGCTAACGACCATCATGGCAGCCGAGGCGGGGCATGTTGTCACGGTGGAAATCGACCACTACCTAGCCCCCCTAGCTCGTGAGGAGTTTGAAACGCTGGATAACGTGACCCTCTTGGAACAAGACGCGTTGAAGAGCAAGAACAAGTTGCACCCTCAAGTGATCGAGACGCTACGGGAAAAGGTTGCACAAATTCCCGGTGGCCGCATTAAACTGGTAGCCAATCTACCGTACAACGTCGCCACACCGATCATTTCCAATTTGCTCGACATGGACCCGTGGCCGGTGCGGATGGTAACGACCATCCAGCGAGAATTGGCAGAGCGGATCGTAGCGCGTCCGCGAACAAAGGATTACAGCGCCTTGACCGTCTGGATCCAGGCGCAGTGTCAAGCAGAGATTGTGCGGATCATGCCGCCCAGCGTATTTTGGCCACCGCCGAAGGTCGAATCTGCCATCCTGGATATCCGGCCCCAAAAAGTCATGCGGAAGCGGATCGTCGACCCCGCTCATTTCCATAGCTTGGTGCGTGGCATTTTCATCCACCGACGCAAATTTCTACGATCGGCACTATTCAGTGCCGTCAAAGATGTGCTCACCAAGCCGGAGGTCGATCAAGTACTAGCGCAGATGGAACTCGATGCGAACACTCGTGCCGAACAGCTGACGCCGCAACAATTGCTCGATCTAACCGATCTCGTGCGGCTCATGGCTGCCGAGAAAGCATCGACGCCAACCGTCGAGGATCGGTAGCCCAATGAGTAGTGATCTTCCGTCCAAAAACCTGAATGCCATAGGTCCCTCCCTAGGGGATTCCATCGGTGCGTACCGCATTGAACGGAAACTGGGAAGTGGCGGCATGGCAGAGGTCTTTTACGGAGTGCACGCAGAACTCAATCGGCCGGCCGCGATTAAGGTTTTAAGGGCATCGCTGGCCGCCGACGAAGTTCA
Coding sequences within it:
- a CDS encoding beta/alpha barrel domain-containing protein, producing the protein MVSTATSILDSIYILQGALTPLAPVPNGNAQSMAIDLKCQAGKRSLLLPSPLIVRNTSSRQLGPHWRSFCSLLCKQRLPVYSPVAELESLPTASIPLRFAQQFINEPLDPTEIHTADAFELIMRERATGRWGWSSEVGRNRLASFVSAVRCASGGEVPIGVGLPLEAQRDDVQAALDAGVDFLTLEAGAGVFTRLHLQGLLLARRACKENRLDGLPIFVDLPLRSMDAVAKLIALGASCVAIDPLIETLLPKPTKSRGNVAMGSGMLSGIAVANQAEVAPLHDLEQMLGRQLLSVSQSMQRCGAARLSELDLSQLWTSDQDLQRMLSAHSG
- a CDS encoding glycosyltransferase, whose translation is MRVLGCSGSLDGGGSERQLWQLLTQLEPPQFESHLYLHYRRGVYLDRIPTRIPVTSFWEDISEKTRFWPGGIHRRQVAHLKQTLADAQIDLVYDRTFHMTLVTAPACRSAGVPRVSVIVSPPSRDFASSPEHFHWLKRRLLRRAYADPRAVAVAVSNTVAIDAAEYYRLDREAIRVIPSPVDIEGIRLSSQQASPGPPAAASEPGLLPAPKIHSTATPFRVLVVGRLSAEKGQQEALRAVSLVREQGYNIELQLVGDGPDRPKLEALARQLHLESSVFFSGYLENPYPQLRSADLLCIPSEYEGLANVALEAMVLGTPILSTDAGGSMRELLGQNTRGVCVPVANPRTLADGMIDCLEDPASGTQRAKLAEQYVEQYHALPTWLETMRELFGEIFQRDR
- a CDS encoding serine/threonine protein kinase, which encodes MNQPEFEYLGPYHVERILGRGGMGTVYKGVHNRSGKVMAIKVIAAAVANSARFRRRFHAEITTLHSLSHPNIVRFAGAGEERGMLFYTMEYVDGVSLHDHLRQSGQLPWEQVLQIGIETSAALKHAHDWGIIHRDLKPANLLLTKSGHVKLADFGISKLFGLSEMTAVGSVIGTADYMPPEQAEGKIVTVRSDLYSLGGVLYALLCGRAPFGGKSVPEVLYAVRYNPPPNLAERVAGVPPELVELIHELLEKSPSKRPPNALVLGNRLKALQQGLKKMRSSGGLKDSTQASLASPTEPDPAGGKTAIGTHLTSLDLSDMDDRDLRVTAVGGEDAASGAEVLSPSSEIPLETHEQQTMLAPADFSVPSIAKSPPTSLGDAKNSVQESEFTGEFESQELLEEPPASGGPTHYTPVEEAQPRDFKFGIEEEVEDSRADWLQWGSIGGMIVLLFGSLGFLVWMLQPRSADELYGQILVAAESGDDAQLIEMRTEMEEFVSRFAGDERSSEVQALIDESELVRLTRVLRRRASRNGGAEELSAAEQGFLECMTARMESFEVGQEKLAAFLSIFGQVANLPAHEARLVELAEYAARVQLPVGGAELPQAATQLANLIQSAEKSLSPERLQTYFQDLELLYGDKPWAGQQLKRLRAKLESE
- the eno gene encoding phosphopyruvate hydratase, whose translation is MSIIQSVHGRQILDSRGNPTVEVEVELMDGSIGRAAVPSGASTGAHEAWEQRDGDKSIYMGKSVTQAVNHVNGEIADALIGLDAVMQREVDGVMIELDGTPNKKRLGANAILGASLAVAKAAAVCTQLPLYRYLGGAGAHILPAPMMNIVNGGQHADNSVDVQEFMVMPLGFDNFSDALRAGVEIFHNLKKVLSSRKLNTAVGDEGGFAPDLGSNQEALDLIMEAIDQAGYEAGKQIFIALDVAATEFYDSKAKVYNIDGKKLSGSDMVDFLADWVAKYPICSIEDGCSEDDWDTWKLLTEKLGNKVQLVGDDLFVTNVDRLRRGIDEGIANSILIKVNQIGTLTETIEAIQLASRNGFTSISSHRSGETEDSFIADLAVGLSTGQIKTGSASRSDRMAKYNQLLRIEEELGSTAVYGGPLFPKRG
- a CDS encoding riboflavin synthase, which produces MFSGLIEAKPTVLRIVPETGGIRLVLQRPESFEDLSMGASIAVQGCCLTIVAFSSTEMEFQAGEETLSKTTLRHFQPGDEVNCERALALGDRLGGHLVTGHVDGTGKLRSRSDEAEWSDMVFESPPELLRQMASKASITVDGVSLTLVDVTAETFSVALIPHTLQETSLGSLACGSRVNLETDLLAKYVQRQLQFTMQGNSLN
- the rsmA gene encoding 16S rRNA (adenine(1518)-N(6)/adenine(1519)-N(6))-dimethyltransferase RsmA; amino-acid sequence: MSERQTLSYLQQRFASSRIQPQTRFGQNFLIDLNLVNLIASTAELGPRDVVLEVGTGMGSLTTIMAAEAGHVVTVEIDHYLAPLAREEFETLDNVTLLEQDALKSKNKLHPQVIETLREKVAQIPGGRIKLVANLPYNVATPIISNLLDMDPWPVRMVTTIQRELAERIVARPRTKDYSALTVWIQAQCQAEIVRIMPPSVFWPPPKVESAILDIRPQKVMRKRIVDPAHFHSLVRGIFIHRRKFLRSALFSAVKDVLTKPEVDQVLAQMELDANTRAEQLTPQQLLDLTDLVRLMAAEKASTPTVEDR